From the genome of Amia ocellicauda isolate fAmiCal2 chromosome 14, fAmiCal2.hap1, whole genome shotgun sequence, one region includes:
- the LOC136768051 gene encoding B-cell receptor CD22-like has product MRSADFTTLWRALRSAVEQLPYQARPKMVVSSANLSMTLELCVATSVLHEQGVQEGTGYTALRGSNVQDAPKSTSVSVSPSGEIVEGSPVTLTCHSNANPPVQRYSWFKSSDMLERKQSLFFANISSGDSGQYYCEAQNRIGDHTSTAVTVDVQYAPKSTSVSVSPSGEIVEGSPVTLTCSSNANPPVQRYSWFQSSGAAVWEKGSGQSLNISNLSSGDSGQYYCEAQNKHGAHNSTAVPLTITAPAEWETVLAAVLGSALCVCIVTAVILICVRRRKAGPPGQESSTGTQSAPSDPHSDTYTALDIRAVSAEYDTLKFSQHSASDTYTALHRPAPSSEHETIRRSEK; this is encoded by the exons ATGCGCTCCGCTGACTTCACCACCCTCTGGAGGGCCTTGCGGTCAGCAGTGGAGCAGCTGCCGTACCAGGCA AGACCCAAGATGGTGGTGTCGTCCGCAAACTTAAGTATGACGTTGGAGCTGTGTGTGGCCACCTCAGTCCTGCATGAACAGGGAGTACAGGAGGGGACTGGGTACACAGCCCTGAGGGGCTCCAATGTTCAAG ACGCCCCAAAGAGCACCTCAGTGTCCGTCAGCCCCTCTGGTGAAATAGTGGAAGGCAGTCCTGTCACCCTGACCTGCCACAGCAATGCAAACCCACCAGTGCAGAGATACTCCTGGTTTAAGAGCAGTGATATGCTGGAGAGAAAACAGAGTTTATTCTTTGCTAATATCAGCTCTGGAGACAGTGGGCAGTACTACTGTGAAGCACAGAACAGGATTGGAGACCACACATCTACAGCTGTGACTGTGGACGTACAGT ACGCCCCAAAGAGCACCTCGGTGTCCGTCAGCCCCTCTGGTGAAATAGTGGAAGGCAGTCCTGTCACCCtgacctgcagcagcaatgcaaaCCCACCAGTGCAGAGATACTCCTGGTTTCAGAGCAGTGGAGCGGCTGTCTGGGAGAAAGGATCAGGGCAGAGTTTGAACATTTCTAATTTGAGCTCTGGAGACAGTGGGCAGTACTACTGTGAAGCACAGAATAAACATGGAGCGCACAACTCCACAGCTGTGCCTCTCACTATAACAG CTCCAGCCGAGTGGGAGACAGTGCTGGCAGCTGTCCTGGGGAGTGCGCTGTGCGTCTGTATTGTCACTGCAGTGATTCTCATCTGTGTCAGAAG GAGGAAGGCTGGTCCACCTGGACAGGAGAGCAGCACAGGGACTCAG agcgCCCCGTCTGACCCACACAGCGACACTTACACAGCTCTGGATATAAGGGCTGTGTCTGCAGAGTACGACACTCTGAAG TTTTCTCAGCACAGCGCCAGCGAcacctacactgcactgcacagacCAGCTCCGTCCTCAGAGCACGAGACGATCAGGAGATCAGAGAAGTGA